A window from Betta splendens chromosome 1, fBetSpl5.4, whole genome shotgun sequence encodes these proteins:
- the LOC114854094 gene encoding keratin-associated protein 5-1-like encodes MVCVCGGGGASLGISPACVQRCGDGEEMCAIKKTRCLVQQRKEETCLMAAVYFKAFATGQHRRACTLLEGCVCESGPWESQAHNFRVYVLWGQGWTHNSGSVDFMFAWQECLSVLLCVCVCVCVCVCVCVCVCVCVCVCVCVCVCVCPSVCLCLSVCVSPSVCLSVCLSVCLSVCLSVCLSVCLSVCVCGHACLSVRPSVRPSVRLSVCLSVCLSVCVGVRVCLSVCLSVCLSVCLSVCLSVWVCLSVCLSVCLSVCLSVWVCLSVCLSVCLSVCLSVCLSVCLCGRVCLSVCLSVCLSVCLSVCLSVCLSVCLSVCLSVRPSVRPSVCLSVGLNNGDATV; translated from the coding sequence atggtgtgtgtgtgtgggggggggggggcgtccctGGGCATCTCACCAGCCTGTGTGCAAAGATGTGGAGACGGCGAGGAAATGTGTGCTATCAAAAAGACACGTTGCTTGGtgcagcagagaaaggaggaaacatGCTTAATGGCTGCTGTGTATTTTAAGGCCTTCGCCACAGGGCAGCACAGACGAGCCTGCACCTTGTTAGAGGGTTGTGTTTGTGAGTCCGGGCCATGGGAAAGCCAAGCGCACAACTTCAGAGTTTATGTTCTCTGGGGACAGGGGTGGACACACAACAGTGGATCAGTGGATTTCATGTTTGCATGGCAagaatgtctgtctgtccttctgtgtgtgtgtgtgtgtgtgtgtgtgtgtgtgtgtgtgtgtgtgtgtgtgtgtgtgtgtgtgtgtgtgtgtgtgtgtgtgtgtgtgtgtgtttgtccgtccgtctgtctgtgtctgtctgtttgtgtctctccgtctgtctgtctgtctgtctgtctgtctgtctgtctgtctgtctgtctgtctgtctgtctgtctgtctgtctgtctgtctgtgtgtgtgggcatgcgtgtctgtccgtccgtccgtccgtccgtccgtccgtccgtctgtctgtctgtctgtctgtctgtctgtctgtctgtgtgggcgtgcgtgtctgtctctctgtctgtctgtctgtctgtctgtctgtctgtctgtctgtctgtctgtctgtgtgggtgtgtctgtctgtctgtctgtctgtctgtctgtctgtctgtctgtctgtgtgggtgtgtctgtctgtctgtctgtctgtctgtctgtctgtctgtctgtctgtctgtctgtctgtctgtctgtgtgggcgtgtctgtctgtctgtctgtctgtctgtctgtctgtctgtctgtttgtctgtctgtctgtctgtctgtctgtctgtctgtctgtctgtctgtctgtctgtccgtccgtccgtccgtccgtctgtctgtctgtccgtggGACTAAACAATGGTGATGCCACAGTCTGA
- the LOC114854070 gene encoding transcription factor JunB-like isoform X1 has translation MSTIMEQPFYDDSFLSAYGHPGASLTDYKLLKQNMNLNFSDSYRNANFKSQHLRAESDFYSAGSADVGSLKLASPELERLIIQNSNGVITTTPTPPQYLYNRGITEEQEGFAEGFVKALDDLHKMNQMAPPNVSIGAGGISCPSSVFGSPMQPESLEYTNLNSCSTNPNLSAAANYPSTTISYLPQYHQHAQTVAHGSHHFQHSLSAAGLHSQRYGGLKEEPQTVPDMHSSDNSSPPMSPIDLENQERIKAERKRQRNRIAASKCRRRKLERIARLEDKVKVLKTDNAGLSNTASLLREQVAQLKQKVMTHVSSGCQLMLAPKVKSY, from the coding sequence ATGTCCACAATAATGGAACAGCCTTTTTATGACGACTCGTTTCTCTCTGCTTATGGCCACCCAGGCGCATCCCTGACAGACTACAAGCTGCTTAAGCAGAATATGAACTTGAACTTCTCCGATTCATATCGGAACGCAAACTTCAAGTCGCAGCACCTGCGCGCCGAGAGTGATTTCTACTCCGCGGGGTCGGCGGACGTGGGCTCGCTGAAGCTCGCCTCCCCTGAACTGGAGCGACTGATCATCCAGAACAGCAACGGAGTCATCACTACAACGCCGACGCCTCCCCAGTACCTCTACAACCGCGggatcacagaggagcaggagggctTCGCTGAAGGCTTTGTGAAAGCGCTGGACGACCTGCACAAGATGAACCAGATGGCTCCTCCGAACGTGTCCATCGGCGCCGGTGGCATCTCGTGCCCTTCTTCTGTGTTCGGCTCCCCCATGCAGCCGGAGTCGCTCGAGTACACCAACCTGAACAGCTGCAGCACGAACCCCAACCTGTCCGCCGCCGCCAACTACCCGTCCACCACAATCAGCTACCTGCCTCAGTACCACCAGCACGCGCAGACCGTCGCGCACGGATCCCACCACTTCCAGCACTCCCTGAGCGCGGCGGGGCTCCACTCGCAGCGGTACGGCGGCTTGAAAGAGGAGCCGCAGACAGTCCCGGACATGCACAGCAGCGACAACAGCTCGCCGCCGATGTCCCCCATCGACCTGGAGAATCAGGAGAGGATCAAAGCGGAGCGCAAGCGGCAGAGGAACCGGATCGCGGCGTCGAAGTGCCGCAGGCGCAAGTTGGAGCGCATCGCTCGCCTCGAGGACAAAGTCAAAGTGCTGAAAACGGACAACGCCGGACTGTCGAACACGGCGTCGCTACTGCGCGAGCAGGTGGCGCAACTCAAACAGAAAGTCATGACGCATGTGAGCAGTGGCTGTCAGCTCATGCTGGCGCCCAAAGTGAAGTCTTATTAG
- the LOC114854070 gene encoding transcription factor JunB-like isoform X2, whose protein sequence is MNLNFSDSYRNANFKSQHLRAESDFYSAGSADVGSLKLASPELERLIIQNSNGVITTTPTPPQYLYNRGITEEQEGFAEGFVKALDDLHKMNQMAPPNVSIGAGGISCPSSVFGSPMQPESLEYTNLNSCSTNPNLSAAANYPSTTISYLPQYHQHAQTVAHGSHHFQHSLSAAGLHSQRYGGLKEEPQTVPDMHSSDNSSPPMSPIDLENQERIKAERKRQRNRIAASKCRRRKLERIARLEDKVKVLKTDNAGLSNTASLLREQVAQLKQKVMTHVSSGCQLMLAPKVKSY, encoded by the coding sequence ATGAACTTGAACTTCTCCGATTCATATCGGAACGCAAACTTCAAGTCGCAGCACCTGCGCGCCGAGAGTGATTTCTACTCCGCGGGGTCGGCGGACGTGGGCTCGCTGAAGCTCGCCTCCCCTGAACTGGAGCGACTGATCATCCAGAACAGCAACGGAGTCATCACTACAACGCCGACGCCTCCCCAGTACCTCTACAACCGCGggatcacagaggagcaggagggctTCGCTGAAGGCTTTGTGAAAGCGCTGGACGACCTGCACAAGATGAACCAGATGGCTCCTCCGAACGTGTCCATCGGCGCCGGTGGCATCTCGTGCCCTTCTTCTGTGTTCGGCTCCCCCATGCAGCCGGAGTCGCTCGAGTACACCAACCTGAACAGCTGCAGCACGAACCCCAACCTGTCCGCCGCCGCCAACTACCCGTCCACCACAATCAGCTACCTGCCTCAGTACCACCAGCACGCGCAGACCGTCGCGCACGGATCCCACCACTTCCAGCACTCCCTGAGCGCGGCGGGGCTCCACTCGCAGCGGTACGGCGGCTTGAAAGAGGAGCCGCAGACAGTCCCGGACATGCACAGCAGCGACAACAGCTCGCCGCCGATGTCCCCCATCGACCTGGAGAATCAGGAGAGGATCAAAGCGGAGCGCAAGCGGCAGAGGAACCGGATCGCGGCGTCGAAGTGCCGCAGGCGCAAGTTGGAGCGCATCGCTCGCCTCGAGGACAAAGTCAAAGTGCTGAAAACGGACAACGCCGGACTGTCGAACACGGCGTCGCTACTGCGCGAGCAGGTGGCGCAACTCAAACAGAAAGTCATGACGCATGTGAGCAGTGGCTGTCAGCTCATGCTGGCGCCCAAAGTGAAGTCTTATTAG
- the prdx2 gene encoding peroxiredoxin-2, which produces MSSGNAKIGKPAPAFKATAVVDGQFKDIQLSDYKGKYVVLFFYPLDFTFVCPTEIVAFSDRAEEFRNIGCEVIGCSIDSHFSHLAWINTPRKQGGLGNMKIPLLADLTKSISTDYGVLKEDDGIAYRGLFVIDDKGTLRQITINDLPVGRSVDETLRLVQAFQHTDKYGEVCPAGWKPGNDTIIPDVQKSKEFFSKQ; this is translated from the exons ATGTCTTCTGGAAACGCCAAAATCGGCAAACCTGCCCCTGCATTCAAAGCCACAGCTGTAGTGGACGGACAGTTCAAGGACATCCAGCTGTCCGATTACAAAG GGAAGTATGTGGTCCTGTTCTTCTACCCCCTGGACTTCACGTTTGTGTGTCCCACTGAGATTGTGGCTTTCAGCGACAGGGCAGAGGAGTTCCGCAATATCGGCTGTGAGGTTATTGGCTGCTCCATAGACTCTCATTTCAGCCACTTGGCATG GATAAACACACCCAGGAAGCAGGGAGGTCTAGGTAACATGAAAATCCCTCTTTTGGCAGACCTCACCAAGTCAATCTCCACAGACTATGGTGTGCTGAAGGAGGACGACGGCATCGCATACAG GGGGCTATTTGTGATCGATGATAAGGGCACCCTGAGGCAGATCACAATCAATGACTTACCTGTGGGTCGCTCTGTGGACGAGACTCTGCGTCTAGTCCAGGCCTTCCAGCACACAGATAAATATGGAGAAG TGTGCCCTGCTGGCTGGAAACCTGGAAACGATACCATCATCCCAGACGTCCAAAAGAGCAAAGAATTCTTCTCCAAGCAGTAA
- the LOC114860386 gene encoding protein Wiz-like isoform X1, whose amino-acid sequence MDSQAAAAPQSTATAQPVICEACGSYFETRRGLSSHARLHLRQLGVTVSESSGAPIEFLYQLIQERGGSLPDFKADSSGPVPAPLNKTIQQESITLSTPKDKNTPRKQPDMVMTPQKMDHEDSSSNLKETTHLPSSPSALKVSESSLSSLEQQTAQTKPLWAPLDTDAPITLDTKDDVYVCQLCGCWYETRRGLSSHARSHLRQIGIPDGDIKGSPIDFLYQLMAEEDLKPISSKLQEPLTSDSPSCSSSKRPSDPSTPPSPPRKLPKLPSKDYTCVLCGESFGNRKGLGSHARSHLRQIGVIELLGKKSAVDTIGELVSSGVLEPLSVPKTKTTTSPAEPPVPPGSPTTLTLSPGPSQSQTPLSSNSLLQSPAKKDQSPQTPVSKAPKAKKGFCLAVDPLLKKPKPEPVESEISNQPKASSITSNSPAQNSPTAVASNPLNTDVQSPPTVLCDFCGQLFDTRKALSCHARAHLRQLGLTWSIRTSPIDLLKEVMMRGEEGQKGSSTSGKVTWNNQGSKRSRDSLQSSEPPSNICASPLDYSMKEKSPSGKSLASHTDASCELCGFEFENRKALASHARAHLRQLGLYEWKADGASSPIELLSELIRKDPARVSAITQRYRMGDLYIKKAHRGTASPSLSLESDSLPGSSFKAEQRSSREDSPRQSQVQARTGDVHIRSSRGIQPPKRVLATREEGQDSQQPPRSGSIPAMLPKPPLTPLVKLVGKVYSLKCRFCEEVFHGPLSVQEKWITHLQKHILSLGYKGKASPPAQVAASALVDPVAV is encoded by the exons ATGGATTCTCAAG cagcagcagccccacagTCCACAGCAACTGCACAGCCAGTTATATGTGAAGCGTGTGGTTCATACTTTGAGACACGTCGAGGCCTCTCCAGCCACGCCCGCCTCCATCTCAGGCAGCTTGGTGTGACAGTGTCAGAAAGCAGCGGAGCACCTATTGAGTTCCTCTACCAGCTCATCCAGGAGAGAGGAGGCTCACTCCCTGATTTTAAAGCAGATTCATCAGGACCTGTGCCAGCACCTCTAAATAAAACAATCCAGCAGGAGTCAATAACTCTGTCCACACCAAAAGACAAGAATACTCCCAGAAAGCAACCTGATATGGTCATGACTCCACAAAAGATGGATCATGAGGACTCTTCTTCTAATTTAAAGGAAACCACTCACCTCCCCTCATCCCCTTCTGCTCTTAAGGTCAGTGAAAGCAGCTTATCTTCCTTAGAGCAGCAAACCGCCCAAACTAAACCACTCTGGGCACCGCTGGACACTGATGCCCCGATTACCTTAG ACACCAAAGATGATGTGTATGTTTGCCAACTTTGTGGCTGCTGGTACGAGACACGCAGGGGACTGTCCAGTCACGCCAGGTCCCATCTGCGGCAGATAGGAATCCCTGACGGTGACATTAAGGGCAGCCCTATTGATTTCCTTTACCAGCTTATGGCAGAGGAGGACCTCAAGCCCATCAGTAGTAAGCTACAGGAGCCACTCACTTCGGATAGTCCCTCTTGTTCCTCCTCCAAACGGCCTTCTGATCCATCCACTCCACCATCTCCCCCCAGAAAACTGCCTAAACTGCCATCTAAGGACTATACCTGTGTTCTGTGCGGGGAGAGCTTTGGAAATCGCAAAGGCCTGGGAAGCCATGCTCGTTCTCACCTGCGTCAGATTGGGGTGATTGAGTTATTGGGGAAAAAATCTGCAGTCGATACTATCGGGGAACTAGTCAGCAGTGGTGTGTTAGAACCACTGTCCGTTCCCAAAACCAAGACTACAACCTCACCTGCAGAGCCACCTGTACCCCCAGGCTCTCCTACAACCCTGACTCTATCTCCAGGTCCAAGCCAATCCCAGACGCCACTTTCCTCCAATTCCCTTTTGCAAAGTCCAGCAAAGAAGGATCAGTCTCCTCAAACCCCAGTTAGCAAAGCCCCAAAAGCTAAGAAAGGTTTTTGTTTAGCAGTGGATCCTCTCCTTAAGAAGCCCAAGCCTGAGCCTGTGGAGAGTGAGATTTCTAATCAGCCAAAGGCATCAAGTATTACCAGCAACTCTCCTGCACAGAATTCACCCACTGCAGTTGCTTCAAACCCTCTGAATACAG ATGTACAGTCCCCACCAACGGTCCTTTGTGACTTCTGTGGGCAGTTGTTTGATACGCGCAAAGCCCTTTCATGCCACGCTCGTGCACATCTGCGGCAGCTTGGCCTCACGTGGTCAATCAGAACGTCACCTATTGACCTCCTCAAAGAGGTCATGATGCGTGGTGAAGAAGGCCAGAAAGGGTCTTCAACTTCCGGCAAAGTCACGTGGAACAATCAAGGCTCTAAAAGATCCCGGGACAGCCTCCAGTCAAGTGAACCACCCTCCAACATCTGTGCTTCACCTTTGGATTATTCCATGAAAGAAAAATCCCCATCTGGCAAGAGCCTGGCCTCACATACAG ATGCATCTTGTGAGCTTTGTGGGTTTGAATTTGAGAACCGCAAAGCTCTGGCCAGCCACGCACGGGCTCACCTCCGGCAGCTGGGTCTCTATGAGTGGAAAGCAGATGGAGCAAGTTCGCCAATCGAACTCCTCAGCGAGCTGATCCGGAAAGACCCAGCCAGAGTGTCGGCGATAACCCAGCGCTACCGTATGGGAGACCTTTACATCAAGAAG GCCCATAGAGGTACTGCATCACCCTCACTATCTTTGGAGTCTGACTCTTTGCCTGGCAGCAGCTTCAAAGCTGAACAAAGGTCGAGCAGAGAAGACTCTCCCAGACAATCACAGGTCCAGGCACGGACTGGTGACGTCCATATTCGCTCCTCAAGAG GCATCCAGCCACCTAAACGCGTTCTTGCTACGAGGGAGGAGGGTCAGGACTCCCAGCAACCCCCCCGGTCCGGCAGCATCCCTGCAATGCTGCCAAAGCCGCCGCTAACACCACTGGTCAAACTGGTGGGCAAAGTCTACTCCCTCAAGTGCAG GTTCTGCGAAGAAGTGTTTCATGGACCTTTGTCTGTTCAAGAGAAGTGGATCAcacatctgcagaaacacatcCTGTCTCTGGGCTACAAAGGCAAAGCCTCTCCCCCTGCCCAGGTGGCAGCTTCAGCGCTTGTGGACCCAGTGGCCGTCTAG
- the LOC114860386 gene encoding protein Wiz-like isoform X2: MDSQAAAPQSTATAQPVICEACGSYFETRRGLSSHARLHLRQLGVTVSESSGAPIEFLYQLIQERGGSLPDFKADSSGPVPAPLNKTIQQESITLSTPKDKNTPRKQPDMVMTPQKMDHEDSSSNLKETTHLPSSPSALKVSESSLSSLEQQTAQTKPLWAPLDTDAPITLDTKDDVYVCQLCGCWYETRRGLSSHARSHLRQIGIPDGDIKGSPIDFLYQLMAEEDLKPISSKLQEPLTSDSPSCSSSKRPSDPSTPPSPPRKLPKLPSKDYTCVLCGESFGNRKGLGSHARSHLRQIGVIELLGKKSAVDTIGELVSSGVLEPLSVPKTKTTTSPAEPPVPPGSPTTLTLSPGPSQSQTPLSSNSLLQSPAKKDQSPQTPVSKAPKAKKGFCLAVDPLLKKPKPEPVESEISNQPKASSITSNSPAQNSPTAVASNPLNTDVQSPPTVLCDFCGQLFDTRKALSCHARAHLRQLGLTWSIRTSPIDLLKEVMMRGEEGQKGSSTSGKVTWNNQGSKRSRDSLQSSEPPSNICASPLDYSMKEKSPSGKSLASHTDASCELCGFEFENRKALASHARAHLRQLGLYEWKADGASSPIELLSELIRKDPARVSAITQRYRMGDLYIKKAHRGTASPSLSLESDSLPGSSFKAEQRSSREDSPRQSQVQARTGDVHIRSSRGIQPPKRVLATREEGQDSQQPPRSGSIPAMLPKPPLTPLVKLVGKVYSLKCRFCEEVFHGPLSVQEKWITHLQKHILSLGYKGKASPPAQVAASALVDPVAV, encoded by the exons ATGGATTCTCAAG cagcagccccacagTCCACAGCAACTGCACAGCCAGTTATATGTGAAGCGTGTGGTTCATACTTTGAGACACGTCGAGGCCTCTCCAGCCACGCCCGCCTCCATCTCAGGCAGCTTGGTGTGACAGTGTCAGAAAGCAGCGGAGCACCTATTGAGTTCCTCTACCAGCTCATCCAGGAGAGAGGAGGCTCACTCCCTGATTTTAAAGCAGATTCATCAGGACCTGTGCCAGCACCTCTAAATAAAACAATCCAGCAGGAGTCAATAACTCTGTCCACACCAAAAGACAAGAATACTCCCAGAAAGCAACCTGATATGGTCATGACTCCACAAAAGATGGATCATGAGGACTCTTCTTCTAATTTAAAGGAAACCACTCACCTCCCCTCATCCCCTTCTGCTCTTAAGGTCAGTGAAAGCAGCTTATCTTCCTTAGAGCAGCAAACCGCCCAAACTAAACCACTCTGGGCACCGCTGGACACTGATGCCCCGATTACCTTAG ACACCAAAGATGATGTGTATGTTTGCCAACTTTGTGGCTGCTGGTACGAGACACGCAGGGGACTGTCCAGTCACGCCAGGTCCCATCTGCGGCAGATAGGAATCCCTGACGGTGACATTAAGGGCAGCCCTATTGATTTCCTTTACCAGCTTATGGCAGAGGAGGACCTCAAGCCCATCAGTAGTAAGCTACAGGAGCCACTCACTTCGGATAGTCCCTCTTGTTCCTCCTCCAAACGGCCTTCTGATCCATCCACTCCACCATCTCCCCCCAGAAAACTGCCTAAACTGCCATCTAAGGACTATACCTGTGTTCTGTGCGGGGAGAGCTTTGGAAATCGCAAAGGCCTGGGAAGCCATGCTCGTTCTCACCTGCGTCAGATTGGGGTGATTGAGTTATTGGGGAAAAAATCTGCAGTCGATACTATCGGGGAACTAGTCAGCAGTGGTGTGTTAGAACCACTGTCCGTTCCCAAAACCAAGACTACAACCTCACCTGCAGAGCCACCTGTACCCCCAGGCTCTCCTACAACCCTGACTCTATCTCCAGGTCCAAGCCAATCCCAGACGCCACTTTCCTCCAATTCCCTTTTGCAAAGTCCAGCAAAGAAGGATCAGTCTCCTCAAACCCCAGTTAGCAAAGCCCCAAAAGCTAAGAAAGGTTTTTGTTTAGCAGTGGATCCTCTCCTTAAGAAGCCCAAGCCTGAGCCTGTGGAGAGTGAGATTTCTAATCAGCCAAAGGCATCAAGTATTACCAGCAACTCTCCTGCACAGAATTCACCCACTGCAGTTGCTTCAAACCCTCTGAATACAG ATGTACAGTCCCCACCAACGGTCCTTTGTGACTTCTGTGGGCAGTTGTTTGATACGCGCAAAGCCCTTTCATGCCACGCTCGTGCACATCTGCGGCAGCTTGGCCTCACGTGGTCAATCAGAACGTCACCTATTGACCTCCTCAAAGAGGTCATGATGCGTGGTGAAGAAGGCCAGAAAGGGTCTTCAACTTCCGGCAAAGTCACGTGGAACAATCAAGGCTCTAAAAGATCCCGGGACAGCCTCCAGTCAAGTGAACCACCCTCCAACATCTGTGCTTCACCTTTGGATTATTCCATGAAAGAAAAATCCCCATCTGGCAAGAGCCTGGCCTCACATACAG ATGCATCTTGTGAGCTTTGTGGGTTTGAATTTGAGAACCGCAAAGCTCTGGCCAGCCACGCACGGGCTCACCTCCGGCAGCTGGGTCTCTATGAGTGGAAAGCAGATGGAGCAAGTTCGCCAATCGAACTCCTCAGCGAGCTGATCCGGAAAGACCCAGCCAGAGTGTCGGCGATAACCCAGCGCTACCGTATGGGAGACCTTTACATCAAGAAG GCCCATAGAGGTACTGCATCACCCTCACTATCTTTGGAGTCTGACTCTTTGCCTGGCAGCAGCTTCAAAGCTGAACAAAGGTCGAGCAGAGAAGACTCTCCCAGACAATCACAGGTCCAGGCACGGACTGGTGACGTCCATATTCGCTCCTCAAGAG GCATCCAGCCACCTAAACGCGTTCTTGCTACGAGGGAGGAGGGTCAGGACTCCCAGCAACCCCCCCGGTCCGGCAGCATCCCTGCAATGCTGCCAAAGCCGCCGCTAACACCACTGGTCAAACTGGTGGGCAAAGTCTACTCCCTCAAGTGCAG GTTCTGCGAAGAAGTGTTTCATGGACCTTTGTCTGTTCAAGAGAAGTGGATCAcacatctgcagaaacacatcCTGTCTCTGGGCTACAAAGGCAAAGCCTCTCCCCCTGCCCAGGTGGCAGCTTCAGCGCTTGTGGACCCAGTGGCCGTCTAG
- the LOC114860710 gene encoding prostaglandin E2 receptor EP1 subtype-like, with the protein MLALSHYNSTASPLPGFLNASRGKLEARVAVEGLSQQGNFTLVQPTTAGAIVVILSMTLGIISNIVALFILVNAYSLQRRRSKATFLLFAASLVVTDFVGHVIPGALVLRLYLHGGVRPEALNSSDGLCQFLGGSMVFFGLCPLFMGCAMAAERCLGVTKPLLHSSLVTKTRTKICLCVIWLAALCVAMLPCVQLGSYTYQDPGTWCFIKVLRDTEEVDVAFVALFSGLGMTCLAVALVCNTISGLTLVLARLRRQPGSHHPAKSHDIEMVVQLVGIMITSCICWSPLLIFGLMTAIRSYAGSIGDDLSSYKTLMVMGVRLATWNQILDPWVYILLRRTVLRKIYLIAKCQAGLRGNKLGRWEPTSFHSTEKKEVHQV; encoded by the exons ATGTTAGCTTTGAGCCACTACAACTCCACCGCCTCCCCTCTCCCCGGCTTCTTGAACGCCAGTAGAGGGAAGTTGGAGGCCCGGGTGGCTGTTGAAGGGCTGTCCCAGCAGGGGAACTTCACCTTGGTGCAACCCACCACCGCCGGCGCTATTGTCGTGATATTGTCTATGACCCTGGGCATCATCTCCAACATCGTGGCGCTCTTCATCCTGGTTAATGCCTACTCCCTCCAGCGCCGGCGCTCCAAAGCCACGTTCCTTCTTTTTGCCGCCTCACTGGTGGTGACAGATTTCGTAGGCCATGTGATCCCCGGCGCCCTGGTTCTCAGACTCTACCTGCACGGAGGCGTGCGCCCCGAGGCCTTGAACTCATCCGACGGCCTGTGCCAGTTCCTGGGTGGGAGTATGGTGTTCTTCGGACTGTGCCCGCTCTTCATGGGCTGTGCCATGGCGGCGGAGCGCTGCCTGGGCGTCACCAAGCCCCTGCTGCACTCGTCTCTGGTCACCAAAACCCGCACAAAgatctgcctgtgtgtcatcTGGCTGGCGGCGCTGTGCGTGGCCATGCTGCCCTGCGTTCAGCTGGGCTCCTACACTTACCAGGACCCGGGAACCTGGTGTTTCATCAAAGTCCTCCGTGACACTGAGGAGGTGGACGTGGCTTTCGTGGCACTGTTCTCTGGACTTGGAATGACCTGTCTCGCCGTGGCTCTGGTGTGTAACACCATCAGCGGGCTGACGCTGGTGCTGGCTCGGCTCAGGAGGCAGCCCGGCTCCCATCACCCGGCCAAGTCCCACGACATAGAGATGGTGGTCCAGCTGGTCGGCATCATGATCACCTCCTGCATCTGCTGGAGCCCTCTGCTG aTCTTTGGCTTGATGACAGCAATCCGTTCCTACGCAGGTTCCATCGGTGACGACCTGTCCAGCTATAAAACTCTCATGGTGATGGGTGTGAGGCTGGCCACGTGGAACCAGATTCTTGACCCCTGGGTCTACATCCTATTGCGCCGTACAGTTCTCCGCAAAATCTACCTCATCGCAAAGTGTCAGGCAGGACTGAGGGGAAATAAACTAGGCCGCTGGGAGCCCACCTCATTTCACAGTACAGAGAAGAAGGAAGTCCATCAGGTGTGA